The genomic stretch ATCGAGGGTCACTATGACGTCGACGGCGGTCGTGGTCAGTTCGCAGCTGTTGATCACAACAAACAAGCAATTACGGAATACGATGACGGGAACACCAGCCTGAAGCGTAATGAGAATATTTCTAATACTGCCGCTCACGAGCAAGTCGTGCGCAAAACGGACGACGGTACACAATTTTCATCAACGACAAGTTCATCAACGTCCACATCCAAATTTGAACAAATATCATCGAAACACGAATCCGTGCCATATACTAATGATAACTATGACCTATCGtctgaaaaatataatactaaccGCAACGAAAACAGTTCGACTAGACTAACAAAAACAAACGATTATGAACAAAATTTGAGATCTGATTTCGATCACGGTGAGATAATATCCAGAAAAATTGACTATCCGGATGAGAACACAAAAGTTATTGTAGAGACTAGATGTCTTCCCGATGGCACGAGAGTGACCAGTACTCGTCGAGAGTTCCGTGCCCCAGCGGTACAGACAAGTCGTTCAGAGCAACGCTCCCATGAAACTAGGACTGAAAATAAATCATCTTCATATGCGACGTTGGAGCAACGATCACATGTGAATGATTCTTCATCTAAAACTTTGCGTGAAACAATTGACAATTCAAGGCGCGATATTGTGGATTCGCAAAAGACTATTGatgattatgattttaaaaagaatCAGTATTTCGATTATACAAGTGACAAAATTATTCGTGACCATAATTCTGTGGACAAAATTAAGGATCAAGATTATACAACCAATATCAACGAAAATACGCACCGCGACGTTTTCACATCGAAAATCGATGAACATGCTAAATACTTTGACACTAATGAGAGACATGACACAAATACGAAAAATATTGAAGAACGCATTCATAATGTAACCCGCGAAAATATCGTAACAGAAAGAAAAACTAGTTCTGATCAATACGAAACGACATATAAATCTGATTTTACTCAAAAGAAAATAAGTAACGATTGGAGCCCAGCTCACCAAGCGTGGGCAAGTACTCTCCGATCCGATACACCAACTAGACCATCTACAAGAGCTTCTTCTCCTGGGAGCAAAACTTTTAAGTCAAGTACATCTTCTTTAAGAAGTAGTGTTAGCCCTGATAAAACATACAGGAAACCCTCCAGTCGAGGAGGCAGCCCTAGTAAAGTGGATAGGCATTCTCCACCTAGcaatgtttttgaaaaaaaatccagTCATTATTCTTCTAATACAGTTACCGAAAAGACGAACAGGGTTACGAGTCCAGATAGGAAACAGCCATATAACTATCGTCCAAGATCAAGTGCAAGTCCAGAAAAACATCACTATCCTACACATAGACCAAACTCAAGCCCAGACAGAAAGAAGTCTCCTGTTAATGACAAAACAACACATCCCAGGTCTAATTTAAGCcctgaaagaaaaataaacacgaCACAATCACCGTCTACCCGTTCAGATAGTCGCAGCCCGTCACCGACGAGGCAAATTCCTGATTCAAGAAAAACTAAACCGAATCAAGATAGTGACTTACTAGTAAAACATGAAGAAGTTGACACTTTTTCATATTCTACGATAAAAACTAGCACTACTGATAAAGCTCAAAGAACTCTAAGCCCAAGTCCGGATCGCAAAAATAAGCAAAAGCCATCTTCGCCAACAAAGAGTGTCTCTGAACCAATACAGAAACATTCCAAAGAACCATCACCATCGAGAAAGATACCTCAAAGAGAAAAAGAAGAGACTGATAATTTGCCTGGTTACATGCGACCAACTGCTGCTAGTAAACCAACGGCAACTAGTCCTGACCGTAAAAACTATGAAACTTCTGTCAATAGAGTCAAAGAAGAACATTACAAATTTGTCGACGAGGAAACTAAAATGTATTCCGTAGCGGACAACAAACTTACAAAACACACTTTCGAAGAGCAAGTTAACATAGATTTAGCTCCTGATGTAAATAATTCTGAACCTACTGAAGTCAAAAAACCATCTAAAGAGCGTTCCCCAAGTCccaataaatatacacaaaaaaagcCATCTCTCACAAGAGAAAGTCCTGTTAAAGATATTCCCAGAGACGATGTTTCTTCAAAAGAACAAACTCGACGAACGAGTCATTCATCTACTAGAGATAGGTCTTCAAAAGATGAAACTGAGTATATAGACACAACTACTAGGAGTCAGACTAAATCACAGACAACCTTGACTGATTATGAATCTCGAACACAAAAAAATAGATCACCTAGCCCTGGTAAATCAAAATCCCCATCAAGAGTTAGCCCAAATAAAGATACACCAATTGCGGATGTCTCTGTTTCCGATAAACAACCGAATTATGGAACGCCAAAAGATGAGAATCATCCCTTCAGCCCCTCGGCATTGACTCAAACTTACCAAAACAATAAATCGAAATCCCCAGAATTAATTCACCCTAAATCTGATAAAACTTTCACAAGACGTAGTCCATCGCCATCTAAACttgatgttaaaataataaaaactccCTCTGATAAAAGTTTTGATATTGACAAAAGTTCTACCcacattaaaacaacaaaaactgaCATCTGCAGAGAGGActcaacaaaacaaaatgtaacatTAGTTTTGGATAAAGATTCTCAGAGACCTAATACACAAACAAGACAACCTTCACCAACGAAAAAGACGATACAAGAAAAACAGCCGAGAGAACCTTCACCGCCTAAAAAATCTATACTAGAAAAACAACCCAGCAGCGTAGATAATTCTATTTTACAAACACCTACAGATAAAACAACTAGAGATAGAACTTCTCCTGTTAAATCTAAATCTCCTGTACGAGAAAACAAATATCAACTTGCTTCTGAGTTTATTAACATTGAAAAGACTtctgaagaaataaataaaaacacaacaataGAACGTCCAAGGCAACTTATAACTCCTTCAACGAGCCCGACCAGAAAACCAAAAACTGTAGAAAAAGAATCGTCTTCTTTACAAAGTTCACCTACAACATCCGTGAGCGGCTTTGAATATTTCAGCGCTCACCAAACAGATCAAAATATGGTTACAGATTTAGATGAACAATTTTATACTGAAAATACAACAGAATTTATCAATAACGAAAAACCAAAAGATGTTAGGAATCCATTGGTAACAAAAAATCCCTGTAGATCACCATCGCCAGAAAAACGTCCAACAAAAGATAGTCTTCCTAGAAAAAGCTCGTTGAAAAAACCAAGTAACCAGATCTCACCGACAGAAAAACCTCCATCCAATTTCCTTGTTTCACCGAATGTGGAAACTAAAGAATTTGTTgacaataatgtaataaataaagatacatcTGGTAAAGAACATGATAAACCCGTCAAACCTAAACCTCCATTTGAAAGACGTGAAACATATGAAGAAAGATGCCGAAAAATTTTAGGGATGACTGAAACAGATACGAATGAAACCAATATTCCACAGGAATCGACAGATTACCAACAATCGAACATGAGATCACCTAGTGTATCACCATGTCGTAGTTCTTCGCCggaaactaattttataaacaaagatactttaaaaaagacttcagaaaaaataaatgagaagAAAGTTTCGGTAAATGAAAACGATAATAAATCAATTACCACTAAAACCAATATTTCGGaaactactaaaaaaaatagaattccaTCCAGAGAACCATCTCCCtgcaaaattcaaaatattaaaactgaagACAAGAGTTCTAGTCATTATacaacaaatgtaaaaaaaattgaaaatgaatcAAAGAAGACAACTTCCAGTACAAAACTTCAAAGTGAGGATACAAACGAGCAAATTTATGGCATCAAACCTAATCGTTCAAGTATTAGTCCCGAAAAGAAAATTGATCAAcaatatttaccaaaaaaacgCGCAAGTAGTCCAGATCTGATGCTTGAAAAAGAAGTTGACAGTAAACTGATTGATAATTTCCCTAAAAAACCAATTCACGATGTAACTACTCCTGAAAAATCTACAAAGAAACCTCTGAAAGCGGTCATATCAACCGAGTACGAAGAAAATTATACTACAGAGGGTATTATTCAAGATAATGTTACGAACATTATTGAAGATGTAACAGACTACGTCAAACCGAGGTCTTCTATATCTCCATCACGTAACACGATAAGGAAATCTTCttcaccaacaagaaatactgATGATAAATCTTCAAAAACCACATCAAACAAATCATTTGATTACAGTACTGAATTTATAATGTCTGAAAAAGAAAGAGAAGTTTTAGATAGGGTCCAAAAATCTCTGAGAAAACTTTCACCAGAACGTATGCAAAAATCTCCTGATCGTGAAAAAGGTACACCTAAATCAACAACTCTACGAGATTTAGAAATAACTTCTAAAACCGAGGACATTGAagatgtttcaattaaaaatagtacCCAAATAAAGAAATCACTGAATGAAGAGGTTATAATAACGGAGAAACAAAAAACTGAAAAGCCCAAAGATCAGAAAATATCAAGCAAACCTCCATCAAGAAATGTCTCGCCAACGAAAAAAGTTTCAAATGTATCTCCTACACCAGCAAGAAGTATATCACCTAAAAAACCAATATCACCGACTGAGAGACCACTTTCGCCACAGGTACCTAGAGCAAGTGGCATAAAACCGAGAGAACCAGTCTCCTCTCATCTCAGAAAATCTTCACCTTCGACACCATCACCAACAAAATCAGATAAACCCTTTGTATCAGAAGTTAAAAAAGTTGCAgctattacaaaacaatttaatcatACAAAAGCAGCTGTTAATATTAAACCGTCAAATAATAAGACATCGCCGGGAAATGTCCAAAAACCCGAACACGAACCTAAAAAGACATTTATAAGCAAAGTTACTAAGGATAATGTTAAGAAAGATATAGACTCAAAAATAACAAGAACCTCTAGTGACATAGCGTTAAAATCGAAAAAAGGTTTGCCGCAGAAAATTAGGTCAAAACCTGAAATCCAAGTCAACGATATATCAACTGGTAAAAACTATAAACATACCATCACTACAACTAAATCACAGAAACCAATTTCAAAGGAGCACCAAACAAAACTACCAACAAGTAAACCAAAATCAGCAACAGCCTTAAATACCtcgattgatgatgatgatgacataaTTATAGATGTTCAGCAAGCTAAATCATCGCGTGAAAATTCTCCAGATCGTATATGCCCAACGCCAGTAGGGTATTCGGACGATGTTGGTACTTCTAGATTTCCTGATGAAGTGAAAGAACCAGATGAAGAATATCAAAAACGTGGATATCATACGATTCATGAAACTGAATCTCTAGTCCATGACATTGTGGAAATAAGTGAAGATGAAGAGCTGTTTGTTAAAAGAAGAGAAGAGGAGTTTAAAAAGGCCGACGATCATCTTTTGAGTGTCAATAGTAAGGTATcaaaatttttgacaaaaataGACGACATCAATAAAACCAAAGATACGACTACGAGATTTAAAGAAACGGAAAGAAAAGTACACTCTGACtttgatgaaaatttaaaatcagaTGACTGCTTATTATCCGTATCAGAGAAAGTTAATAAGTTTGCTAAAGGGCCGATTGATAGAAAAGACAAGAGCCCTTCGCGAAACATCGTGGAAGAATTTGACAAACATACAACGTATCAAGACGATTATACTAAATTAAGTGTAAATGATAAAGCTCATTTATTCATTGAAACAGCTGAAAACGTTAAGTCTACGAAAACTAAACCAGCACAAAAAATTGAGCGCCCTGATCTTCACGATGTTGACGATGCATTGAAATCTGACGATTGCTTGCTCAGTGTATCAGATAAAGTTAATAAGTTTGTAAAGACAGCTGAACAATTTTTGAACGAAACACTAGAGgttgaagaaaaagaaaaaagaattaaaGAACAGCATGACAAAATTATGAGGaaaattgtagaaaatattgatgataatgtttctaatgtaaaaaataacagtGAAAACGAGGACATCGAAGAAGTATCAAAAGTGAAGTCCGATGTTGCTGACAGACGAAGTTCTTTTGCTAAAGAAACTGCGTCATCACATGCAAAAGTGAAAGAATTTATAACCCCGAATCTTAAAACAGCCGAAAAGCCTTCAAACGTAAAAGTAACAACTCTACGTAGTAATGAAGCCGTGAAGAAGGCTAAAGCTTTGTTCGAAAATATTGCCACTGCTACTACTACCACGAATCGAAAGACGAAGGATATTTCTCAAACGAAGTCTTCGAAATTGAGTGAAAAAATTACAGCAAAGAAGTCTCCTAAAGAGGACTCGATGAAAAGTCCTCTCTGTTCTACTAATGATGAAAACAAAACTATCCATGACAACGAAAAGAAGCCAAAATATTTACTAACTGATACAAAGCAAGAGCCTTCGGATGAAAACATAATAGAGTGTCGACCTCAAAAAAGTCCAACGCCATTAAGACAACGTTCGCCTGATATCACGGCTAAATCTCCTTCTCGTAAATCCTCGGATTTCAATACACCTACCTCGCATATCCATTCTGTTGCTGATGTACTTAAGAGAGACAACTCTGGATTAGAAAGACCTGAAAAATCCAAAGAAAAAGTACCTGGCTATCAACAGCCTACAAAAACCAGCCAAATGAAAGAAGAAGTAAAAACGACCGAAGATAATGAAGTAAGTAGTAGACGCGGAAGTGGCAAGTTCGGAGTCGAACTTCGGCGAACGAGTACGGAGAGATCTACTGTCAGTACTGAACGTCGACGCAGTAGTGTTGAACACTATCAGCCCTGCATAGAAGATATCTTCGACTTGGATCTCCTAGAACAAATggttagtttaaaaataaatcattcataTATTGTTGTAACTGTGttgatatactttaaaataaattttaatttcagttgGAGAAGGTCGTCGGTTACGAGCAGAGACGTCGCATTAGGGCCCAAATACGAGTAGCTAAGAAGAAAGTAGAGAAAGGGCAAGTCGATACAAATACTGTTACAAAAACGAAGCAAACTGTTAGTAAAGTGACTAAGACTCGATCACCTGAACGTCAAAATAAATCACCAGAACGTCAAGCCAAATCTACAATTCAAAAAGCAACTTCTCCTGAACGACAACCACAAAAGTATTCGTCTCCTGTACGGCAACCACAGATAACTTCTTCCCCTGACCGTCATATACAGAAATGTCGTTCTCCTGAACGTGATGTAACATCTACTTCGCATATAACGTTGTTATCAGAGCGTACGGAATCAGAAGAagttaaacatttattgaatGGTAATTCAAAAGATACCACTAACATATTAGAAAAACAAATTAGATCACGAACTCCAGACAAATTACCTTCAAAGGCACCACCCAAATCTAAAAGTCCACTTCGAAAACATAGCCCGGATAAAAAATCTAGGCCTTTGTCACCAACTAAAACGCCGTCGACAAAACCAAAATCAAATCGTTTTAGCGAATATGCTACTGCGTATATGAAGAAAATCGGATTAAAAGATTCGGACAAGACCATCGATATAAAACTGAAAAAGGTACCAATCAatgaattgaaaacaaaaacgaTAGAAACTCACCATGCGATTGAATCTAAACATTCATTGACTACTAAAAAGACATCTGAGCGCGTATCGTCGAAAGATACGGTAGAAGTTACTCATCTTAACGGGAAAAGGTCACCATCACCTCAAAAGTTTGATACTAAAAGCCGGACTCCACTAAGAAAGCTCTCTCCTGACCGTAAAGTTCACACTCCTGAACGCTCTCAAATCAGTCCAGAACGGTCACACCGAAATACTGAACACCTGCGTCACAGTCCTGAACGCGCTAAGCATAGTCCTGAGCGTGCTAGGCATAGTCCTGAGCGTGCTAGGCATAGTCCTGAGCGTGCTAGGCATAGTCCTGAGCGTGCTAGGCATAGTCCTGAGCGTGCTAGGCATAGTCCGGAACGAGCTAGGCTTAGTCCGGAACGTGCTAAGCATAGCCCAGAACGAGCTCAGCATAGTCCTGAACGTACTCAGCGCATTCTCGAACATTCTCAACAAACCCCTCGACGCAGATATGATAGTCCTGAAAGATCACCTAGTCCAGAGACGACTCGTCAAAAATCCGACGTCAATAAAAGCCAAATTAATAAGgaaactattataaaaacagtatttGATATTGAGAAGAAAATTCCACAAAAACCCAAGCAAGAAGAGAAACCATCGTGGGTAACGaacagaaatttaaagaaaataacgtCAGAAAGTCGCACGTTTAGCACTAAAAAAATAGAACCCGAGAAACCGAAATACCGGCAACTGAGTCCGTCTAAGGTTATTTCAAAACCCATTGATGTTATAACTTCGAGCTACGGCCCAGGGCCGCTCGATACAGACGGTAAACCTCTGTTTGGTATAAGGGCCTTGAGGAAGGGGTCTTCTAACTATCAAGGTATGTACATATGAATAATCATATTATCATCATTGACATCATACACATTATTCACTGTCCAAATATTTGTACAGCTGAATAATTTATTCAGTTATACACGTTAGTACTATCTTAAAATCGCATTCAGGCGTTTCTaaggaaaacattttataaaatgacttgttaattaattgtataccGCGATATAAAGGTAGCAAGGTTACTCACCCAGTGTGTAACGAAACTTCGTGTCAGCTTTTTTATACGTTTCTATTAATGTAATTCATAGATAACAATACTTATTTACGGATGACTAACAGTTGCATTACTGATTCGACAGTGAAAGGTACTGTCGTTCGTCAAGAGTTCCACTCGCGGAACGGAGGCGAACCCGAGGGCACGGTCTCCGTCACGGCGTACTCCACGGAGCCAAAGGACTTGGAAAGACTGCTCGAGGTTCAAGGGGATAAGCCTTCGAGGCTTCATGGCTTGGCCGCTATTACAACGACAAAAAAATTCGGCGGAGATACCGGAACAACTTTTAGCGAGGTTCATAACGTAAGCgcctgttaatattttataataatttcttaagtGGTAAAATCACACTTATTGTAACATCAGGATGTAAATTTTTTTCAACATcagattattaaatttactttcatattttgaCTATCACTGGTATTGTTATGTCATacgatacaattttaattataatttattccttaTTGCATAAGTCTtgttaaattactaaattaaagtgTAAAAGCGTGCTTGAACAAGATAcactttgaataaattaatttctgatTTTATGAATGTAGAAAGAAGAACGCGCGTCACTAGACCAGTTCACACATAGCGACCGCCGAGTCACCGAAAGCAGAATAACGAGCGGCAGTAGCAGTTTGGACAGAAAAGACCAGACATAtgcacagacagacaaaatcgTAGAGATCGACAACGAAGAAAGGTTCGGACATAAGGAGAGATCGGAGCGCATTATCGACACGCATGAAAAACGTGGAATAAGTGGCGTTAAATCAGAAACAACAGGAAGTGTCGACAAACAACATAACACTAGAACACAGAAAGAGAAAGTCGAGAGGAGTGTAGATATGGAAAGACGAGGGAAAGAGATGAGGGAGAGATCAGAGAAAACAGAGAAACGAATGGAAGAGCGGAAGACGGTCAGACAGAATTCCGTTAAGTCGCTTACCGAGAAATACATTAAGAGTGCAAGTAAGTGCAGACAAATTTTTTGTTGAaagaacttattttattattgtaattaattagttgccgaaattattagtttttctaAGAAATGTCGACTCTGCTATAGAATATCCGAtatgaatattcaaaaaaagtaaaagtcaaGCATCCGTGTCCGAATTCGTACGTCGAATACAAatctatatttatgaatattatttgcgTGATTCCATTATCCGTTATTCATTTCACTTTCGTTCCCTCCACAGTATTATAACACGACTCGAGTATATTTGAATCATTTGATTTATCAACTCAAGTGTTTACAGTTGTATCGAAATACATTACCAAAAAAACCtccaatttatttacattcagtGTGCATAAAGTTACAAACTCTGTGCGAAATAATTATGTTCCTTAATTActcaacaacatcaacaacgaAAATGAAAAGTTgtatgctatattttttttttaatatatcttctaAGATTTAGTTTTgatcatgttttataatttatatacgatgcgaaaatatatattattttattttagtatttaaaatatagccCTCatctaaacatttataaaatacttattaccaGTTTAATATGTCTCTAATTTAAccttgaatttttaaaaatattcaaaggcGAGACTTCAAAATCTGAACGGCACATGTACCCAAAAGCCGGGCTGATCCTGCGCACCGCCACTATGAAGGACAGTGTCTCCAGCGATTCGTCAGCTCACGCTGGTTCGTTTATTTCAAAGTTCATTTATTAATCGGCGATGTTTGTTCTTGatagaacattttaattttcgcTTAGACGTTTAGGTTTTCCATTAAAGACGGAATATGTCACCAGGTCTCACGCGCACGGACAGCGAACATAGCCTGTGTTCTGAAGACGAGACAGTGACCACAACCACCACCGAACAAGTCGGGGACGGCGTACGTACTACGACTACCACCACCACGCGTTCTGGACACACCCGCGGTCAAGAGCGTTCTTTCCTCGATAGCACCACCAAGGTCACCGGGGTACAAGACATACTTACTAGGATGAAGAATGCTGATATTGGTAAGACTTGGCAATTTTATCTTACCGATTACGGTTTGGTAAAGAAGAAGGTTATGGCACATTTTGGAAAAACGTGTACATTCgattttactatatatgtaatgcagacaaaaaaagtaaatcaaaaaaatagtaataaatagcTGCTTGTAAACGTCCCACTCAAGGGCTCTTTTCCCTTGAGATTAGAGTTTTttccacgttgttccaatgtggTTTAATGTTtaacatgtgacagaatttctttgaaataaatgcaaatcggtacattaaattattgttagtaAATTATGATTCTGGTGCAGTGATCGAGGAGGGCGACAGCAGCGCGGACACAGAAGCACGTGCTCTGCTGAATAAGTTTCTAGGCGCCACCGTGCTCATGGCTGGCATGCAGAGCTACGTCACAGAGAAGCCTTCTGGAAAGGTTTTGGTCAAACAAGTAAGTGGTACTTATACCATTTAACATATGtagattatttgttatttttgtcgGCAAATAAACTCTATAAAATAGTCCATTGTCAAAGCACACATGCTATGCTACAAAGTTGCATTTAAGATTGTTTTCCTCCCTTTCACATGTATCATCTAGATATAATCTCCATATATTTGATACATAAAAACGTTCGTTTAATGTTTTACTAAACATTGCTTTGATTGATtgacatttaatattgtttactaAACAATATCGCCTgccaagtaaaattaaacattttatcgcCAATATACGAATACCAGAACAcagaatttgtataatatatgttagaCCGCAGTATCGCCAGAATACgtcttcatatttaattatagtaggATTTATTAAAATCAGAACTTATACATCTTACAGTCATTAAATCCAAGGACTTTTGATTTCCACTGggttataatgttttttaaatcagtataattatttgtttccaTCAATGTTTGAATGATTATTTCTATGTGGTCCGCCAAATCATCAAATACgatttttacaaaaagaaacC from Vanessa cardui chromosome 12, ilVanCard2.1, whole genome shotgun sequence encodes the following:
- the LOC124534054 gene encoding titin isoform X1, which encodes MSEGDVSLIRDEDVLRRMWQQTEDFSRKKEIRAHMYRLREERLRNLYSPEPGAESKGCEFSSTQGHVKSFADQSFQSMKSKEVRDAGSPPKEFTYRGQDLKELSNAGWNVESENKTTDDGHTHVKSVHANIEGHYDVDGGRGQFAAVDHNKQAITEYDDGNTSLKRNENISNTAAHEQVVRKTDDGTQFSSTTSSSTSTSKFEQISSKHESVPYTNDNYDLSSEKYNTNRNENSSTRLTKTNDYEQNLRSDFDHGEIISRKIDYPDENTKVIVETRCLPDGTRVTSTRREFRAPAVQTSRSEQRSHETRTENKSSSYATLEQRSHVNDSSSKTLRETIDNSRRDIVDSQKTIDDYDFKKNQYFDYTSDKIIRDHNSVDKIKDQDYTTNINENTHRDVFTSKIDEHAKYFDTNERHDTNTKNIEERIHNVTRENIVTERKTSSDQYETTYKSDFTQKKISNDWSPAHQAWASTLRSDTPTRPSTRASSPGSKTFKSSTSSLRSSVSPDKTYRKPSSRGGSPSKVDRHSPPSNVFEKKSSHYSSNTVTEKTNRVTSPDRKQPYNYRPRSSASPEKHHYPTHRPNSSPDRKKSPVNDKTTHPRSNLSPERKINTTQSPSTRSDSRSPSPTRQIPDSRKTKPNQDSDLLVKHEEVDTFSYSTIKTSTTDKAQRTLSPSPDRKNKQKPSSPTKSVSEPIQKHSKEPSPSRKIPQREKEETDNLPGYMRPTAASKPTATSPDRKNYETSVNRVKEEHYKFVDEETKMYSVADNKLTKHTFEEQVNIDLAPDVNNSEPTEVKKPSKERSPSPNKYTQKKPSLTRESPVKDIPRDDVSSKEQTRRTSHSSTRDRSSKDETEYIDTTTRSQTKSQTTLTDYESRTQKNRSPSPGKSKSPSRVSPNKDTPIADVSVSDKQPNYGTPKDENHPFSPSALTQTYQNNKSKSPELIHPKSDKTFTRRSPSPSKLDVKIIKTPSDKSFDIDKSSTHIKTTKTDICREDSTKQNVTLVLDKDSQRPNTQTRQPSPTKKTIQEKQPREPSPPKKSILEKQPSSVDNSILQTPTDKTTRDRTSPVKSKSPVRENKYQLASEFINIEKTSEEINKNTTIERPRQLITPSTSPTRKPKTVEKESSSLQSSPTTSVSGFEYFSAHQTDQNMVTDLDEQFYTENTTEFINNEKPKDVRNPLVTKNPCRSPSPEKRPTKDSLPRKSSLKKPSNQISPTEKPPSNFLVSPNVETKEFVDNNVINKDTSGKEHDKPVKPKPPFERRETYEERCRKILGMTETDTNETNIPQESTDYQQSNMRSPSVSPCRSSSPETNFINKDTLKKTSEKINEKKVSVNENDNKSITTKTNISETTKKNRIPSREPSPCKIQNIKTEDKSSSHYTTNVKKIENESKKTTSSTKLQSEDTNEQIYGIKPNRSSISPEKKIDQQYLPKKRASSPDLMLEKEVDSKLIDNFPKKPIHDVTTPEKSTKKPLKAVISTEYEENYTTEGIIQDNVTNIIEDVTDYVKPRSSISPSRNTIRKSSSPTRNTDDKSSKTTSNKSFDYSTEFIMSEKEREVLDRVQKSLRKLSPERMQKSPDREKGTPKSTTLRDLEITSKTEDIEDVSIKNSTQIKKSLNEEVIITEKQKTEKPKDQKISSKPPSRNVSPTKKVSNVSPTPARSISPKKPISPTERPLSPQVPRASGIKPREPVSSHLRKSSPSTPSPTKSDKPFVSEVKKVAAITKQFNHTKAAVNIKPSNNKTSPGNVQKPEHEPKKTFISKVTKDNVKKDIDSKITRTSSDIALKSKKGLPQKIRSKPEIQVNDISTGKNYKHTITTTKSQKPISKEHQTKLPTSKPKSATALNTSIDDDDDIIIDVQQAKSSRENSPDRICPTPVGYSDDVGTSRFPDEVKEPDEEYQKRGYHTIHETESLVHDIVEISEDEELFVKRREEEFKKADDHLLSVNSKVSKFLTKIDDINKTKDTTTRFKETERKVHSDFDENLKSDDCLLSVSEKVNKFAKGPIDRKDKSPSRNIVEEFDKHTTYQDDYTKLSVNDKAHLFIETAENVKSTKTKPAQKIERPDLHDVDDALKSDDCLLSVSDKVNKFVKTAEQFLNETLEVEEKEKRIKEQHDKIMRKIVENIDDNVSNVKNNSENEDIEEVSKVKSDVADRRSSFAKETASSHAKVKEFITPNLKTAEKPSNVKVTTLRSNEAVKKAKALFENIATATTTTNRKTKDISQTKSSKLSEKITAKKSPKEDSMKSPLCSTNDENKTIHDNEKKPKYLLTDTKQEPSDENIIECRPQKSPTPLRQRSPDITAKSPSRKSSDFNTPTSHIHSVADVLKRDNSGLERPEKSKEKVPGYQQPTKTSQMKEEVKTTEDNEVSSRRGSGKFGVELRRTSTERSTVSTERRRSSVEHYQPCIEDIFDLDLLEQMLEKVVGYEQRRRIRAQIRVAKKKVEKGQVDTNTVTKTKQTVSKVTKTRSPERQNKSPERQAKSTIQKATSPERQPQKYSSPVRQPQITSSPDRHIQKCRSPERDVTSTSHITLLSERTESEEVKHLLNGNSKDTTNILEKQIRSRTPDKLPSKAPPKSKSPLRKHSPDKKSRPLSPTKTPSTKPKSNRFSEYATAYMKKIGLKDSDKTIDIKLKKVPINELKTKTIETHHAIESKHSLTTKKTSERVSSKDTVEVTHLNGKRSPSPQKFDTKSRTPLRKLSPDRKVHTPERSQISPERSHRNTEHLRHSPERAKHSPERARHSPERARHSPERARHSPERARHSPERARHSPERARLSPERAKHSPERAQHSPERTQRILEHSQQTPRRRYDSPERSPSPETTRQKSDVNKSQINKETIIKTVFDIEKKIPQKPKQEEKPSWVTNRNLKKITSESRTFSTKKIEPEKPKYRQLSPSKVISKPIDVITSSYGPGPLDTDGKPLFGIRALRKGSSNYQVKGTVVRQEFHSRNGGEPEGTVSVTAYSTEPKDLERLLEVQGDKPSRLHGLAAITTTKKFGGDTGTTFSEVHNKEERASLDQFTHSDRRVTESRITSGSSSLDRKDQTYAQTDKIVEIDNEERFGHKERSERIIDTHEKRGISGVKSETTGSVDKQHNTRTQKEKVERSVDMERRGKEMRERSEKTEKRMEERKTVRQNSVKSLTEKYIKSASETSKSERHMYPKAGLILRTATMKDSVSSDSSAHAGLTRTDSEHSLCSEDETVTTTTTEQVGDGVRTTTTTTTRSGHTRGQERSFLDSTTKVTGVQDILTRMKNADIVIEEGDSSADTEARALLNKFLGATVLMAGMQSYVTEKPSGKVLVKQEAVHSSGGKVNSSRHVEEIDIEQCWDERVLRKLLDECTDYEQRRRLRARIRTLMAEQEACASAVTEALAAAGETVETEEQSGERDEEEVTTVTSSVRRNSSEKTVSSTTTTKTSKVIESMTRPAPKPVSPFAKFRQLEKQISTNSPNSPKSPQSPGSPSQPYFKFTDPALQASAVTIKERLLHWCRDKTREYENVKLENFSTSWADGLAFCALVHHFLPDAFDYYALTPDKRRHNFTLAFKVADEKAGIYPLLDVDDMVAMRKPDWKCVFTYVQSIYRRFKDEQ